The Mesorhizobium loti genome includes a region encoding these proteins:
- a CDS encoding 4-oxalocrotonate tautomerase family protein has translation MPMITVRYVTPKSQPELRGRVATLAAELGAQLLGKDPKVTAVLVEAAEPESWFVAGEHPTDAGLSAFWLDIKITAGTNVKADTTAFVNAAFKRMQDLLGQLHEESYVLVHAVDGDAYGYGGRTQNGRWAASNPG, from the coding sequence ATGCCAATGATCACAGTCCGTTATGTCACGCCAAAGTCCCAACCTGAGCTCCGTGGGCGCGTTGCGACCCTCGCAGCCGAACTAGGCGCGCAGCTACTTGGCAAAGATCCTAAGGTCACTGCCGTGCTCGTCGAGGCGGCCGAGCCAGAAAGCTGGTTCGTTGCGGGCGAGCACCCCACCGACGCGGGCTTGTCGGCCTTTTGGCTCGACATCAAAATCACTGCGGGCACAAATGTTAAAGCAGACACCACGGCCTTCGTGAACGCGGCGTTCAAACGCATGCAGGACCTACTCGGGCAACTGCATGAGGAGAGCTATGTTCTCGTCCACGCCGTGGACGGCGATGCCTATGGCTATGGCGGTCGAACACAGAATGGCAGATGGGCTGCATCTAACCCCGGCTGA
- a CDS encoding LysR family transcriptional regulator, whose product MLDLESVRLFVLVVDLGSLTRAAEAAGTVQPVVSQRLKALEAALGRKVLERTPRFVRLTQDGAIFLPRARDLLSAHDEATRFSDEPAFRFAIGLSDHALGLGAGQVLRKIRATLPLNASIEVRVGISQSVLQLFDDGEVDVAVLRRERGGVGGEVLGTDPLGWRAADGWTLSPGQSVPLALLGAPCGVRATAIKQLESAQISWRESFTGGSCAALLAGVQAGIGVAPMGRIASGGLPDIGPACGLPTMPASEIVLYARASSPKATPAIRGLAGAVQSSLK is encoded by the coding sequence ATGCTTGATCTTGAATCGGTTCGACTTTTTGTCCTTGTGGTCGACTTAGGCAGCCTCACCCGCGCTGCGGAAGCGGCCGGCACGGTGCAGCCTGTAGTGAGCCAAAGGCTGAAGGCCCTTGAGGCGGCACTCGGACGAAAGGTACTCGAACGCACTCCTCGTTTCGTGCGCCTGACACAGGACGGAGCCATCTTTTTACCCCGCGCCAGGGACTTACTGTCGGCGCATGATGAAGCCACGCGATTTAGCGATGAACCCGCGTTCCGCTTCGCGATCGGGCTTAGTGACCATGCTTTGGGTCTCGGCGCGGGACAGGTTCTACGAAAGATCCGAGCCACACTTCCTCTTAACGCTTCGATTGAGGTCCGGGTTGGGATCTCGCAGTCTGTACTGCAGCTGTTTGATGATGGTGAAGTGGATGTGGCCGTCTTGCGGCGTGAGCGTGGCGGCGTCGGGGGTGAGGTTCTGGGAACCGATCCGTTAGGATGGCGCGCCGCGGATGGCTGGACACTCTCGCCGGGTCAGTCAGTGCCACTTGCGCTTCTTGGTGCACCTTGTGGCGTCCGCGCCACCGCGATCAAGCAACTGGAAAGCGCGCAGATTTCGTGGCGCGAATCCTTCACCGGCGGGAGTTGCGCAGCCCTGCTCGCGGGTGTGCAGGCCGGCATCGGCGTGGCGCCGATGGGACGGATAGCGTCGGGAGGCCTTCCAGATATCGGTCCCGCCTGCGGGCTCCCGACGATGCCCGCCTCAGAGATTGTTCTGTACGCACGGGCGAGTTCGCCCAAGGCTACACCGGCGATCCGAGGGCTCGCCGGCGCGGTTCAATCCAGCTTGAAATGA
- a CDS encoding AraC family transcriptional regulator: MTGKTAPLESLTGKPDHCVEEAVLCQASFEDMMQAAEATLMPRLPMPDPLIDEVCSIVARVRRQGGPRRADALAKEAGMTLRSMQRLFHEYVGVSPTWLLRRYRLQEAARLLAESSPLRLAELASDLGYFDQAHLARDFGRLFGCSPKEYRSSQFD; encoded by the coding sequence ATGACGGGAAAGACCGCGCCTCTTGAATCATTAACTGGTAAGCCTGACCACTGCGTTGAGGAAGCGGTGTTATGCCAAGCTTCGTTTGAAGATATGATGCAAGCGGCGGAAGCTACGCTTATGCCGCGGCTTCCCATGCCAGATCCTCTTATTGACGAGGTATGCTCAATTGTCGCCAGGGTTCGGCGGCAGGGAGGCCCCAGGCGAGCGGATGCGCTAGCAAAAGAGGCGGGCATGACCCTTCGGTCCATGCAGCGCCTTTTTCATGAGTATGTTGGCGTTTCGCCAACTTGGCTACTGCGTCGATACCGATTGCAGGAAGCTGCGCGGCTCTTGGCGGAAAGCAGTCCTCTCCGACTGGCCGAACTCGCCTCCGACTTAGGCTATTTTGACCAGGCCCATCTCGCCCGGGACTTTGGTCGACTGTTCGGTTGTTCCCCCAAAGAATATAGAAGCAGCCAATTCGACTGA
- a CDS encoding glycerophosphodiester phosphodiesterase produces the protein MSQQFDRTNLRNDTCTASRMLPPTHGYLENTIPSMRASFEAGADIVELDVHPTTDGKFAVFHDWTLDCRTNGHGVTREHSMAEMRELDVGYGYTADAGKTFPFRGKGVGMMPSLDEVLATFPRKRFLINIKSNDASEGDLLSQELSRIASGDLARLMVYGGDKPIAALRRALPDIKTMSLSSLKGCLIPYIAYGWTGVVPAACNNMVIFVPTNFAGWLWGWPNVFLNRMASANSLAFLVGPYHGGEFSTGIDTRDQVLALPGHYSGGVLTNELEVVGPELRTRLQSAR, from the coding sequence ATGTCACAGCAATTCGATCGAACAAACCTGCGCAACGACACTTGCACAGCCTCTCGTATGTTGCCCCCGACACACGGGTATTTGGAGAACACAATCCCATCGATGCGGGCTAGCTTTGAGGCAGGGGCAGACATCGTCGAACTGGATGTGCACCCAACAACCGACGGGAAGTTCGCTGTCTTTCATGACTGGACGCTGGACTGCCGCACGAACGGCCACGGGGTTACCAGAGAGCACTCAATGGCGGAAATGAGGGAATTGGACGTCGGATACGGATACACGGCAGACGCAGGCAAGACCTTTCCCTTTCGAGGGAAAGGAGTTGGCATGATGCCGTCGCTGGACGAAGTGCTTGCAACGTTTCCTCGCAAGAGATTCCTGATAAACATCAAGAGCAATGATGCATCCGAGGGCGATCTGCTCTCTCAGGAACTTTCGCGCATTGCATCGGGCGATCTGGCAAGGCTTATGGTGTACGGTGGGGACAAGCCCATCGCCGCGCTGAGGCGCGCGCTCCCGGACATCAAAACGATGTCGCTTAGTTCACTAAAGGGATGCCTCATCCCCTATATTGCATATGGTTGGACTGGGGTTGTTCCTGCAGCTTGCAATAACATGGTCATCTTTGTACCCACAAATTTTGCAGGATGGCTGTGGGGTTGGCCTAACGTTTTTCTAAACAGGATGGCTTCGGCCAACAGCCTGGCCTTCTTGGTGGGACCTTATCACGGCGGAGAGTTTTCGACAGGCATTGATACTCGAGATCAGGTTCTCGCCTTGCCTGGGCATTACTCTGGTGGGGTGCTTACAAACGAACTAGAAGTTGTCGGTCCGGAGCTGAGGACAAGGCTCCAGTCGGCGCGTTGA
- a CDS encoding NAD(P)-dependent oxidoreductase → MRIFLTGASGYIGLHVLCELLTAGHEVTALVRSPLKLGSYAHAPNLRIVTADLARQHQVLRALAGHHVCVHVALVWGQPDEELELRDTVFSAKLFDAAGKAGIARCIFMSSVAVHRPFAEEMSDDERLSATDYYGATKAAGELFLRAACTEHQMTGIVIRPGPVVGLPAFSGGSFRSDHRLAGMVASAMEARPLEVLAGDGRQLSDVATVAKVTRMLASADNPHPVYICVDRAIFTWEWIAQKIVACVGSSSEVRVLPPIGERPIPRFCPARIEELLGGPSDASGALTEHILHLMQSSAG, encoded by the coding sequence ATGCGAATCTTTCTGACTGGCGCAAGCGGCTATATCGGTCTGCACGTATTGTGCGAACTCCTTACGGCCGGCCATGAGGTCACCGCTCTGGTGCGGTCGCCTTTGAAGCTGGGATCTTACGCGCACGCCCCTAACCTGCGAATTGTGACGGCTGACCTCGCGCGACAACATCAGGTCCTACGGGCGCTGGCTGGGCACCATGTTTGCGTGCATGTTGCGCTCGTCTGGGGCCAGCCGGACGAAGAGCTTGAGCTCAGGGACACGGTGTTTTCCGCGAAGCTTTTCGACGCAGCGGGAAAAGCCGGCATAGCCCGTTGCATTTTCATGTCTTCGGTAGCAGTGCATCGCCCATTCGCGGAAGAGATGTCCGACGATGAGCGGCTCTCGGCGACTGACTACTACGGTGCCACAAAGGCAGCCGGCGAGCTTTTCCTCCGCGCGGCATGCACGGAACATCAGATGACTGGGATCGTCATCCGTCCGGGGCCGGTCGTCGGTCTGCCCGCATTTTCAGGAGGCTCCTTTCGCAGCGACCACCGCCTTGCTGGGATGGTAGCCTCCGCGATGGAAGCACGTCCACTCGAGGTCCTGGCGGGAGACGGACGCCAACTGTCGGATGTGGCGACAGTCGCCAAGGTCACACGCATGCTCGCCAGCGCTGATAATCCGCATCCGGTCTACATCTGCGTTGACCGTGCGATTTTCACTTGGGAGTGGATTGCGCAAAAGATAGTGGCGTGCGTGGGTTCGTCAAGCGAGGTGCGGGTCCTTCCACCAATCGGCGAACGTCCAATCCCTCGTTTTTGCCCCGCGCGAATCGAGGAACTTCTTGGTGGGCCGAGCGACGCGAGCGGTGCTCTGACGGAGCACATACTCCACCTGATGCAATCTTCGGCTGGCTAG
- a CDS encoding ATP-binding protein, with translation MTDAALLSSLLTELRLPSIVRNWRRIADTADRDGWPAQKTIAALMEIEVAERTSRRIQRHRDQSEAPAGKTFASFDFDAAPGVRKQQLLSLGAGGDWIKNGDNLLLFGKSGTGKSHAIAAICHALIDAGKRALFTRTIDIVQRLQTARRDLSLIGALEKLDKFDLIVLDDLSYVRKDQAETSVLFELIAHRYERHSIAITANHAFSAWSTVFPDAAMTAAAVDRLVHHATIIEMNGESYRERSAARRATNEETPILA, from the coding sequence ATGACCGACGCAGCCCTCCTCTCCTCCTTGCTGACCGAACTGCGCCTGCCCAGCATCGTGCGCAATTGGCGGCGCATCGCCGACACTGCCGACCGCGACGGCTGGCCAGCCCAAAAAACCATCGCTGCGCTGATGGAGATCGAGGTCGCCGAGCGCACCTCACGCCGCATCCAGCGTCATCGCGATCAATCCGAAGCGCCGGCTGGCAAAACCTTCGCCAGCTTCGATTTCGACGCCGCACCAGGCGTGCGCAAACAGCAACTTCTGTCCCTCGGCGCCGGCGGAGACTGGATCAAGAACGGCGACAACCTCCTGTTGTTCGGCAAAAGCGGCACAGGCAAAAGTCACGCTATCGCGGCCATCTGCCATGCTCTTATCGATGCTGGAAAGCGGGCCTTGTTCACGCGTACCATCGACATCGTTCAAAGGCTGCAGACTGCGCGTCGCGACCTTTCCCTGATCGGCGCCCTTGAGAAGCTCGATAAGTTCGACCTCATCGTACTCGACGACCTTTCCTATGTCAGGAAGGATCAAGCCGAGACCAGCGTCCTGTTCGAACTCATCGCGCATCGATACGAACGGCACAGCATCGCCATCACCGCCAATCATGCATTTTCAGCATGGAGCACCGTTTTCCCGGACGCCGCCATGACCGCGGCGGCGGTGGACAGATTGGTCCATCACGCCACGATCATAGAAATGAATGGCGAAAGTTATCGAGAGCGCTCCGCCGCCCGGCGAGCCACCAACGAGGAAACTCCCATCTTGGCTTAG
- a CDS encoding IS21 family transposase, with protein sequence MTSRSRHQSKDAAAASAGFSARTARRIDKDPRLPSQKKQPRTWRTRTDPLTDVWPRVLEMLGIPGVMAVTIFEDLQDELGLDALPDSVRRTLERRIAKWRALHGEDKEVFFPQRHDPGRQALSDFTVTDSLGVTIAGEPFPHRLYHFRLACSGWEHARVILGGESFSAVAEGLQDALWKLGGVPREHRTDSLSAAFKNLDRDAERDFTKRYGDLCRHYGMEPTRNNPGVANENGSIEAANGHIKIRLDQRLRRRRSRDFDSLEAYRAFVSGVCDRHNARRAKAVAAERETLKTLPKRRTTDFAMVTAKVTRNSTINVDRILYSVPSRLIGNKIEVRLFDDRLECFLGPDPVMRMTRARTDRARGHSIDYHHLIGTLRRKPQALRYLVYREALFPRAAYARAWTALDEALPPRDACRSMVALLAMASTCEAIEITLADRLDAILDAGRLPDLAKLEIEFASKPNSSSEVAIPEPNLEAYDRLLPSACEVRP encoded by the coding sequence ATGACCTCCCGTTCCCGACACCAAAGCAAGGATGCCGCCGCAGCCAGCGCCGGCTTTAGCGCGCGCACCGCACGCCGCATAGACAAAGACCCGCGTTTGCCGTCTCAAAAGAAGCAGCCGCGAACCTGGCGAACTCGCACCGACCCACTGACGGACGTCTGGCCCCGGGTATTGGAGATGCTGGGGATACCAGGTGTCATGGCCGTGACGATCTTCGAGGACCTCCAGGATGAACTCGGCCTTGACGCTCTTCCCGACAGCGTCCGCCGCACGCTGGAGCGTCGCATCGCCAAATGGCGCGCCCTTCACGGCGAAGACAAGGAGGTCTTCTTCCCTCAGCGCCATGATCCCGGCCGCCAGGCGCTGTCCGATTTCACCGTCACGGACAGCCTCGGCGTCACCATTGCCGGCGAGCCTTTCCCGCACCGCCTCTATCATTTCCGGCTGGCCTGTAGCGGCTGGGAACATGCGCGAGTCATTCTCGGCGGCGAAAGCTTTTCAGCTGTCGCCGAAGGCCTGCAGGATGCGCTTTGGAAGCTGGGCGGCGTCCCGCGCGAACACCGGACTGACTCGCTGTCGGCTGCTTTCAAAAACCTCGACCGCGACGCCGAACGCGATTTTACCAAGCGTTATGGCGACCTGTGCCGACACTACGGCATGGAGCCCACCCGCAACAATCCCGGCGTCGCCAATGAGAACGGTAGCATCGAAGCCGCCAACGGCCACATCAAGATCCGCCTCGACCAGAGGCTCCGGCGCCGCCGAAGCCGAGATTTCGACAGCCTTGAAGCCTATCGAGCCTTCGTCAGTGGCGTCTGCGATCGTCACAACGCCCGCCGCGCCAAGGCCGTCGCGGCCGAGCGCGAGACGCTCAAAACTCTGCCCAAGCGCCGAACCACCGACTTCGCGATGGTGACGGCGAAGGTGACACGCAACAGCACCATCAATGTCGATCGGATCCTCTATTCCGTTCCGTCCCGGCTCATCGGCAACAAGATCGAAGTGCGTCTCTTCGATGACCGGCTGGAATGCTTCCTCGGCCCCGACCCGGTCATGCGCATGACCCGCGCACGGACCGACCGAGCACGCGGCCACTCGATCGATTATCATCATCTGATCGGTACACTGCGGCGCAAGCCGCAAGCCCTCCGATACCTCGTCTACCGCGAAGCACTCTTCCCGCGCGCAGCCTACGCTCGCGCCTGGACCGCTCTGGACGAAGCCCTGCCGCCCAGAGACGCCTGCCGGTCAATGGTCGCTTTGCTGGCAATGGCCTCGACCTGCGAAGCCATTGAGATCACCTTGGCCGATCGTCTCGACGCAATCCTGGACGCCGGCCGGCTGCCTGACCTCGCCAAACTTGAGATCGAGTTCGCGAGCAAACCGAACTCGTCGAGCGAGGTCGCCATCCCAGAGCCAAATCTTGAAGCCTACGATCGGCTTCTGCCCTCGGCTTGCGAGGTACGGCCATGA
- a CDS encoding class I SAM-dependent methyltransferase: MQQNIYDNPVFFAGYKALRRNDTGLNGALEVPALRAVLPELGGLRVLDLGCGFGDFARFARGAGAVSVVAIDASKSMIAEAAQLTNDPGITYLVNGIEDATFASRSFDLIVSSMALHYVSDYEAAVRRIFRALEPEGAFVFSVEHPICTANPVGWVNGSAGDAQHWPVDRYQDEGKRETNWFVEGVTKFHRTIETYVSTLLAAGFRLDHLGEPRPVEEALAKRPELAKELRRPPILVLGATKMKE, from the coding sequence ATGCAGCAGAACATTTATGATAATCCCGTTTTTTTCGCAGGCTACAAAGCTCTTAGGCGAAACGACACCGGTTTAAATGGGGCTTTGGAAGTCCCAGCTCTGCGTGCCGTTCTGCCTGAACTCGGGGGCCTCCGGGTGCTGGATCTCGGATGCGGTTTTGGCGATTTTGCGCGCTTTGCTCGCGGCGCTGGTGCAGTTTCTGTTGTTGCCATCGACGCTTCGAAAAGCATGATTGCCGAAGCAGCTCAATTGACGAACGACCCAGGGATAACTTACCTGGTGAACGGGATCGAAGACGCTACGTTCGCATCACGCTCGTTCGACCTCATAGTCTCATCGATGGCGTTGCATTATGTTTCTGACTATGAGGCGGCCGTCCGGCGCATCTTTCGAGCTTTAGAGCCCGAAGGCGCCTTTGTTTTCTCGGTGGAGCATCCGATCTGCACGGCTAATCCAGTGGGCTGGGTCAATGGAAGTGCCGGCGACGCGCAGCATTGGCCTGTGGACCGCTACCAGGACGAGGGGAAGCGAGAAACCAACTGGTTTGTAGAAGGTGTCACAAAATTCCACAGAACAATCGAAACCTATGTGTCGACTTTATTGGCCGCCGGGTTTCGACTAGACCACCTCGGGGAACCCCGGCCGGTTGAGGAAGCGTTGGCGAAGCGACCCGAGTTAGCTAAAGAATTGCGGCGGCCACCCATTCTTGTGCTCGGAGCCACTAAGATGAAGGAGTAG
- a CDS encoding IS701 family transposase, protein MIRRSWMTGASIETTLELWASSLRDVKARMRGLFTQERVAASANLFLDGLLGDERRKTGWMRAEAAGDPGPWRQQAVLGRGRWDADALRDIVREYVVENLATDDAVLVIDETGFLKQGKTSCGVARQYTGSAGKITNCQIGVFAAYVSARGHAFIDRALYLPKSWTGDRARLAATHVPEAIAFATKPGLAVDMIRRALAADVPFSWVAADAVYGVGDVEGTLRRACKGYVLGVKSDHHFGSWSGKPPVAGTAQEIARDLDPTAWQRLSAGEGTKGARLHDWAYCELADLDADEYNETKSGLWTRGLLIRRNISDGDLAFFTTWCPAGTGIQTLVSVEGHRWAIEDSFETAKNELGLDHNETRSWHGWHRHVSLVMLAFAMMAVIRYRANDVTPQKRPRMPTIRI, encoded by the coding sequence ATGATTCGGAGGTCATGGATGACAGGTGCATCAATCGAGACGACGCTTGAGCTTTGGGCATCATCGCTGCGTGACGTGAAGGCTCGCATGCGCGGACTGTTTACGCAGGAGCGAGTTGCAGCCTCTGCGAACCTCTTCCTGGACGGCCTGCTGGGTGACGAGCGGCGTAAGACAGGTTGGATGCGCGCTGAGGCGGCCGGTGACCCCGGCCCGTGGCGGCAACAAGCCGTTCTGGGTCGCGGGCGTTGGGACGCGGACGCACTTCGCGACATCGTGCGAGAGTATGTTGTAGAAAACCTCGCCACGGATGATGCGGTCCTGGTCATCGACGAGACGGGCTTCCTCAAGCAGGGCAAGACGTCGTGCGGTGTTGCGCGTCAATATACAGGTTCGGCAGGCAAGATAACGAACTGCCAGATCGGTGTGTTCGCCGCCTATGTGTCCGCTCGCGGTCATGCCTTTATCGACCGGGCCTTGTACTTGCCCAAAAGCTGGACCGGAGATCGGGCAAGGCTTGCAGCAACCCATGTTCCTGAGGCTATAGCCTTCGCTACCAAGCCAGGCTTGGCTGTCGATATGATACGGCGTGCGCTGGCAGCCGATGTGCCGTTTTCATGGGTGGCCGCAGATGCGGTGTATGGCGTCGGGGACGTCGAAGGAACCCTGCGCCGAGCCTGCAAAGGCTACGTTCTTGGGGTCAAATCGGACCACCATTTCGGCTCCTGGTCGGGTAAGCCTCCGGTCGCCGGCACAGCTCAGGAGATCGCCCGTGATCTTGATCCAACTGCATGGCAGCGTCTTTCCGCCGGTGAGGGCACCAAAGGCGCGCGGCTTCATGACTGGGCCTACTGCGAACTCGCCGATCTCGATGCCGACGAATATAACGAGACGAAATCGGGGCTTTGGACCCGTGGCCTCCTAATCCGGCGCAATATCAGCGACGGTGATCTCGCATTCTTCACCACATGGTGCCCGGCCGGGACGGGCATCCAGACGCTCGTTTCCGTTGAAGGCCATCGCTGGGCGATCGAAGACAGCTTCGAGACCGCCAAGAACGAGCTCGGACTCGATCACAACGAAACCCGGTCATGGCATGGCTGGCATCGCCACGTCTCCCTCGTCATGCTGGCCTTCGCCATGATGGCGGTGATCCGATACCGCGCCAATGACGTGACGCCCCAAAAAAGACCGCGGATGCCGACCATCAGGATTTGA
- a CDS encoding LysR family transcriptional regulator yields the protein MKSGDFGELAAFVAIAEEGSFRRAAARLNLKPSTLSHSLRAIEGRLGVRLIHRTTRTVSLTEAGQTLLRQIAPAFASIETAVESINAFREHPVGRIRLSVPRTVIASIIAPRFRAFADRYPDVVLEIAASNNFVDIIRDGFDAGIRLALQLHIYLRSESMGLHDSEVMDDRCINRDDA from the coding sequence ATGAAAAGCGGTGATTTCGGAGAACTGGCGGCTTTCGTGGCGATCGCCGAGGAAGGCAGCTTCCGTCGCGCAGCCGCCCGGCTTAACCTAAAGCCTTCGACGCTCTCTCATTCTCTTCGGGCCATCGAAGGAAGACTGGGGGTGAGGCTGATACATCGCACGACGCGTACAGTCTCTTTGACGGAGGCAGGTCAAACATTGCTGCGGCAAATCGCGCCAGCGTTCGCCAGTATCGAGACGGCCGTCGAGTCGATAAATGCTTTCCGGGAACATCCGGTCGGGAGGATTCGTCTAAGCGTTCCGCGCACCGTTATCGCCAGCATTATTGCTCCGAGATTCCGGGCTTTCGCGGACAGATATCCCGATGTCGTTTTAGAAATTGCCGCGTCGAACAACTTCGTAGACATCATCCGGGATGGTTTCGACGCCGGTATTAGGTTAGCATTACAGTTGCATATTTATCTACGGTCTGAATCTATGGGTCTCCATGATTCGGAGGTCATGGATGACAGGTGCATCAATCGAGACGACGCTTGA
- a CDS encoding SDR family oxidoreductase: protein MTTQQPKSTPLQLSNRVAIISGGGTGIGRAAALAFTQQGAKVTLAGRRSKEIQEVADEITAAGGEALPLVTDVTKEPDIQRLVNETMAHYGRLDIAFNNAGILGSFRPITEQTSADFDAVIATNLRGVWLSMKYQIEAFLAQGVAGTIVNTSSWLTHGALAGSSAYSASKGALDAMIRALVLEYGPKGIRINNINPGIIDTPMARGGWNDEAAFRPFVEHTPAKRAGLPEDAGDVAVWLSTDQARFVTGQSILVDGGYTIAGLRVRDDAY, encoded by the coding sequence ATGACCACCCAACAGCCAAAATCGACGCCACTGCAGCTAAGCAATCGCGTCGCCATTATTTCTGGTGGAGGCACCGGCATCGGCCGAGCCGCAGCACTAGCGTTCACGCAGCAGGGAGCTAAGGTCACGCTAGCCGGTCGCCGATCCAAAGAAATTCAGGAAGTTGCCGACGAAATAACGGCAGCAGGCGGAGAAGCGCTGCCACTCGTCACCGACGTTACAAAGGAACCCGATATCCAACGCCTCGTAAACGAGACGATGGCGCATTACGGGCGCCTGGACATCGCCTTCAACAACGCCGGCATCCTCGGGAGTTTCCGGCCGATCACGGAGCAAACAAGCGCCGACTTTGACGCCGTGATCGCCACGAATCTGCGCGGCGTCTGGCTCTCAATGAAATACCAGATTGAAGCTTTTCTGGCGCAGGGCGTTGCGGGGACGATAGTCAACACCTCGTCCTGGTTGACGCACGGTGCACTCGCCGGGTCGTCCGCCTATTCGGCCAGCAAAGGCGCGCTTGATGCGATGATCCGGGCACTCGTCCTTGAATATGGGCCAAAAGGTATTCGCATCAACAATATCAATCCAGGGATCATTGATACCCCAATGGCGCGCGGTGGTTGGAATGACGAAGCCGCTTTTCGCCCTTTTGTGGAACATACTCCGGCAAAGCGGGCGGGATTGCCAGAAGACGCGGGCGACGTGGCTGTGTGGCTGTCGACGGATCAGGCGCGTTTTGTAACCGGCCAGAGTATCCTCGTTGACGGGGGCTACACAATCGCAGGCTTGCGTGTGCGGGACGACGCATACTGA
- a CDS encoding PaaI family thioesterase codes for MATTFLPKDLNYMSRVRKSFSRQTVMATLGVEIERLEAGEVDLRMAYDAKFSQQHGFMHAGIITTALDSACGYAAFSLMAEHAAILTVEFKTNLIAPAKGEYFLFRATVIKPGRTITICDARAYAVQAGQETLVATMTGTLMAVVGREGISH; via the coding sequence ATGGCCACGACATTTCTCCCGAAGGACCTAAATTACATGAGCCGCGTCCGGAAGTCGTTCAGTCGTCAAACGGTGATGGCAACGTTAGGTGTGGAGATCGAGAGGCTGGAGGCAGGAGAAGTTGATCTGAGAATGGCGTACGACGCCAAATTTTCCCAGCAACACGGTTTTATGCATGCTGGCATTATCACGACCGCGCTCGACTCAGCTTGCGGATACGCGGCGTTTTCTCTCATGGCTGAGCATGCGGCGATTCTGACGGTGGAATTCAAAACGAACCTTATTGCCCCGGCCAAGGGAGAATATTTTCTATTTCGAGCAACGGTGATCAAACCAGGTCGCACCATTACGATCTGCGACGCCCGGGCCTACGCAGTGCAGGCGGGGCAGGAAACGCTCGTCGCTACAATGACAGGCACGCTCATGGCGGTGGTCGGCCGCGAAGGGATTTCTCACTAA
- a CDS encoding NAD(P)H-dependent oxidoreductase, translating into MKILLVFAHPEPQSLGASLLDVAVKELKAQGHEVLLSDLYAQGWKSQVDRADFPQLQPQARLRVPAASGEAFDAGALSPDVKAEQEKLLWADVLILQFPLWWFTMPAILKGWVDRVYSYGFAYGVGEHNDKRWGDRYGEGTLAGKRAMLIVTAGGWTEHYSARGINGPIDDLLFPINHGILYYPGYEVLPPFVVYQADRLGEEGFERVAEQLRERMRTLETTPPIPYRQQNGGDYLIPTMLLRPGLGDPAEGFKLHMKTEKSGTKQSGPGHR; encoded by the coding sequence ATGAAAATCTTGCTGGTTTTTGCCCATCCTGAACCTCAGTCGCTTGGCGCCTCTCTCCTTGACGTGGCAGTGAAGGAATTGAAGGCTCAGGGACACGAGGTGCTCCTTTCGGATCTCTATGCCCAAGGCTGGAAGTCTCAGGTCGATCGTGCCGACTTCCCGCAGCTGCAGCCGCAGGCGCGGCTGAGAGTGCCTGCGGCCTCGGGAGAGGCCTTCGACGCTGGCGCCCTATCTCCCGACGTAAAGGCTGAGCAGGAAAAGCTACTCTGGGCTGACGTCCTGATTCTTCAGTTCCCGCTTTGGTGGTTCACCATGCCTGCGATCCTCAAGGGCTGGGTTGATCGAGTTTACTCGTACGGGTTCGCGTATGGCGTCGGCGAGCACAACGACAAACGTTGGGGCGACCGCTATGGTGAAGGCACCCTGGCGGGCAAAAGGGCCATGTTGATCGTCACCGCCGGAGGCTGGACGGAGCACTATTCAGCGCGGGGAATCAATGGTCCGATCGATGACCTCCTGTTCCCGATCAATCACGGTATTCTCTATTATCCTGGTTATGAGGTGCTTCCGCCGTTTGTCGTCTATCAAGCCGATCGCCTCGGCGAAGAGGGTTTCGAACGCGTGGCCGAACAGCTCCGTGAGAGAATGCGGACCCTCGAGACGACGCCGCCAATCCCTTACCGGCAACAAAATGGCGGCGACTACCTGATCCCGACAATGCTGCTGCGACCAGGGTTGGGAGATCCTGCCGAGGGATTCAAGTTGCACATGAAAACCGAAAAATCAGGGACGAAGCAGAGCGGGCCGGGTCACCGCTAA